In Phycisphaeraceae bacterium, a single genomic region encodes these proteins:
- a CDS encoding triosephosphate isomerase: KLEQREAGQTHDVNRGQVLLGLAGVKREQLSRVTIAYEPVWAIGTGKNATPADAQEAHDRIRRCVEFSLLAGDGHNRAEAAAIAAGMRIQYGGSVKPANAKELFSQSDIDGGLIGGASLKSEDFLAIVKAAVK, encoded by the coding sequence AAAGCTCGAACAGCGCGAAGCAGGACAGACCCATGATGTCAATCGAGGACAGGTGCTTTTGGGTCTGGCTGGGGTGAAACGTGAGCAACTCAGCCGGGTGACAATCGCTTACGAGCCGGTATGGGCGATCGGCACCGGTAAGAACGCGACTCCCGCTGACGCACAGGAAGCACACGACCGTATTCGTCGATGTGTGGAGTTCAGTTTATTGGCAGGCGACGGTCATAATCGAGCGGAGGCGGCGGCCATCGCTGCCGGGATGCGTATTCAGTACGGCGGATCGGTGAAACCGGCGAACGCCAAAGAACTTTTTTCTCAATCGGATATTGATGGCGGCTTGATCGGCGGAGCGTCACTCAAGTCAGAGGACTTTCTGGCGATCGTCAAAGCTGCGGTGAAATAG